Proteins co-encoded in one Lagopus muta isolate bLagMut1 chromosome 25, bLagMut1 primary, whole genome shotgun sequence genomic window:
- the WNT9B gene encoding protein Wnt-9b yields MKQCDLLKLSRKQKRLCRREPGLAETLRDAIRLGIMECQFQFRSERWNCSLEGRTSLLKRGFKETAFLYAVSSAALTHSLARACSAGRMERCTCDDSPDLENRKAWQWGVCGDNLKYSTKFLKKFLGQKRIGKDLRAKVDIHNTNVGIKAVKNGLKTTCKCHGVSGSCAVRTCWKQLSPFHEVGRLLKLRYDDAVKVFSTTNDAVGHSELASPQRHSHSTKHHASPRATDLVYVEDSPSFCRPSKYSLGTAGRTCSREGNCDSMCCGRGYNTQSRLVTFSCHCQVQWCCYVECQQCMQEEVVYSCKQ; encoded by the exons ATGAAGCAGTGTGACTTGCTCAAACTGTCCCGCAAGCAGAAGAGGTTGTGTCGGAGGGAGCCCGGCTTGGCGGAGACGTTGCGCGATGCCATCCGCCTTGGGATCATGGAGTGCCAGTTCCAGTTTCGCAGTGAGCGCTGGAACTGCAGCCTGGAGGGACGGACCAGTCTGCTGAAGCGAG GTTTTAAGGAAACAGCCTTCCTATATGCAGTGTCTTCTGCAGCTCTCACCCACTCCTTGGCCAGAGCGTGCAGCGCGGGTCGCATGGAGCGCTGCACCTGTGATGATTCCCCAGACCTGGAGAACCGCAAAGCCTGGCAATGGGGTGTGTGTGGGGACAACCTCAAATACAGCACCAAGTTCCTGAAAAAGTTCTTGGGTCAGAAGAGGATTGGCAAAGATCTGCGGGCCAAGGTGGACATCCACAACACCAATGTGGGCATCAAG GCTGTCAAAAATGGACTGAAAACCACGTGCAAGTGCCACGGCGTCTCCGGTTCGTGTGCTGTCCGGACTTGTTGGAAGCAGCTTTCACCCTTCCATGAGGTTGGACGACTGCTGAAGCTGCGCTACGATGATGCTGTCAAGGTCTTCAGCACCACCAATGATGCTGTGGGACACTCAGAGCTGGCCAGCCCGCAGAGACACAGCCATTCCACCAAGCACCATGCTTCGCCCCGCGCCACCGACTTGGTGTATGTGGAGGATTCGCCCAGTTTCTGCCGTCCCAGCAAATACTCCCTGGGAACTGCTGGGAGAACGTGCTCTCGGGAGGGCAACTGTGACAGCATGTGTTGTGGACGAGGCTACAACACCCAGAGCCGCCTCGTTACCTTTTCTTGCCACTGTCAGGTGCAGTGGTGCTGCTATGTTGAGTGCCAACAGTGCATGCAGGAAGAAGTGGTCTACAGTTGCAAGCAGTAA